GATATCAAGGCCCAGCCCTCCTGATCCAGCACCCATTCCTGGGGCAGAGACGGTTCAGGAATGAGGGGCATCTGCATCATGCGCCGCTGCAGGCTATGCAAACTGGCCGCCAGCAGCTCCAAAGACGCATCTTTGGGACAAAACTGGTCTCCCCCGCTATGCAAGGCTTGCAGCATGGCCGAATCCGTCGCATCGGACTGCATCAGGATTCCAATTTGCGGACACAGCATACGCAAACGCACGGCTGCCGAGCAGATCTCTGCCAAGGCCCCACCCAGCCAGGCAATACATATAGAACCCGCATATCGGCCTCGTGTTTGGGCCAACTGCAATAAAGCCGTCACATCCGGACAAAAAATAAGACGATAACCACGTTCTGCCAGAGCCTGAATTTTTTGTTCTAGTAAGTTTCGATCAGGGATAGCTGTGGCCAGGTACAGCACAACAGGACCGCCAGCAATTTCATTTGCAACCGACATAGTTGATACCTTAACTATAATGACATCTGATGACTATGTCGGACAGTATAAATCACGACCGTGATTTTTAATTAAAACCATCGTGCTGGCGCTTGCATCAACAATCTGTTGTGTGAAACATTTCTCCGAACGCCTTCGCCATGCACGTCAATATCGCGGTCTGTCTCAGGCTGATTTGGCACGTCTATGCGGATTGAGTCAGAGTGCCATCTCCAACTACGAAAACGGTACTCGTCGAGATGCTCGTGAAATTCTGGAATTGTCCAGAGCCTTGAATGTCAGCGCTGTGTGGTTGCGCAAAGGTACCGGCACGATGGAATTCACCAAGGATGGCTACACACTGTCCGAACCCCAGGCCGGCCCTCCGATTGTCTCTTGGCCCTTCCGTCTGTTCTCCGTTGATGAGGTGGTTGCTTTGGCAGATAGCGAACGTGATTTGCTTGATCGCACTTTGCGTCATTTGCTGGACGGCATGAAAAAGCGCTAGCTGCGGCTCCTTTCTCCCACCTTCTGGCCCTGCCACCACGCTTCGCAGTGCTTTGCCAAGTACTTGGCAGCACACTGTTCAATACCAGGCTGCAACCCCGCCTATCCTAACCCTCTCTCTGGTTTAGCAAGCTGGTTGAGCTGGATAGTTTTATCACATACGGGGTTTTTCTTGAAAACCATCGTGCAGGGCGTTCCATGAACAATCTGTAGTGTGAAACACTTCTCTGATCGTCTCCGCCACGCCCGCCTGCAACGCGGCTTTTCTCAAGCCGAACTGGCTCGCCTGTGTAACCTTAGCCAAAGCGCCATCTCCAATTACGAGAGTGGCACGCGGCGTGACGCGCGTGAAATTCTGGATCTGGCCAAAGCTCTGAACATCAGCGCCCAATGGCTCAAGAACGGGCTGGGCAATATGGAGCTGAGTGCAGCCCATGCCGCCACCTTGCAAGACTCTGGCGAAGGGCCACCGATTGTGACCTGGCCCTTCAACCGCTTTTCCGTGGACGAGATTGTGGCTTTGCCACCCAAAGAGCGTGACCATCTGGATCAAACCATCCGTCATCTGCTCAACGGCATGAAAAGAAAATAAGCCTTATACGTCCACAAGCAGCTCCAAGATACCTATACTTGTCAGCACGCAGGGGTACTCGCCATTTGGCGGGTTGAGATAAACCCTCGTACCAGTACGGATAATGCCGATGCTGGGAGCGTGTGCAACAGGTGCAATGCCTGCACGGCACTTCTTCCTATATCGGCTCCACCATTTCTTTGGAGCTGCAATGACAAGCAAAACCCCTTCTTTTACGGCCACAGCGGCCAGCGTAGACCCGGCTGCGATCCAGCCCTTACCCAACTCCCGAAAGACTTATCAAACCGGCTCACGGCCTGATCTGCGTGTGCCTTTTCGGGAAATCTCTTTGGCTGATACGCCCAGCCACTTCGGCGCCGAGTCCAATCCTCCCTTAAGCGTTTATGACACCAGCGGTCCTTACACAGACCCCTCGGTACAGATCGATATCCGCAAAGGCCTGCCCCCCGTGCGCCAAGCCTGGATCAGCGAGCGCAATGACACCGAGTTGATGGCAGGACTCAACAGCCAGTATGGTCAGGCCCGCCAGGCTGATCCGGAGCTGGACACCTTGCGCTTTGAACTGAAGCGCCAACCCCGGCGCAGTATTTCGGGTGCTAATGTCACGCAAATGCATTACGCACGGCGCGGCATCATCACTCCCGAAATGGAGTTTGTGGCGATTCGGGAGAATCTGCGACGCGAGCAATACATTGAAAGTTTGCGCGCCAGTGGCCCACAAGGTGAAGAGATGGCTCGTCGCCTGACCAAGGTACACCCTGGTCAGGGTTTCGGTGCCAGCTTGCCCACCACCGTAACGCCCGAGTTTGTTCGTGATGAGATTGCGCGTGGCCGAGCCATTTTGCCCGCCAATATCAACCACCCGGAAACCGAGCCCATGATTATTGGCCGCAATTTCCTGGTGAAGATCAACGCCAACATCGGTAACTCCGCCCTGGGTTCCACCATTGGCGAAGAGGTCGAGAAAATGACCTGGGCGATTCGCTGGGGTGCGGACACCATCATGGATTTGTCCACGGGCAAGAATATCCATGAGACGCGCGAATGGATTATTCGCAACTCGCCGGTTCCCGTTGGTACGGTGCCTATTTACCAGGCACTGGAAAAGGTCGGCGGCATTGCCGAAGATCTGACCTGGGATATTTTCCGCGACACCTTGATTGAGCAGGCCGAGCAAGGCGTGGACTATTTCACCATTCACGCCGGTGTGCGTTTGCCCTTCATTCCCATGACGGCCAGCCGCATGACAGGCATTGTTTCGCGTGGTGGTTCCATCATGGCGAAGTGGTGTCTGGCGCATCATCGTGAAAGCTTCTTGTACGAGCATTTCGAGGACATCTGCGAGATCATGAAGCAGTACGACGTGGCTTTCTCGCTGGGTGATGGCTTGCGTCCCGGGTCGGGCTATGACGCCAATGATCAGGCGCAATTCGCGGAACTGCGTACCTTGGGCGAGTTGGCTCAGGTTGCGTGGAAGCATGATGTTCAGGTCATGATTGAAGGTCCTGGTCATGTGCCTTTGCATCTGATTCCAGAGAACATGCAGTTGCAGCTGGAGCACTGTCATGAGGCCCCCTTCTATACCTTGGGGCCTTTGGCTACAGACATTGCACCGGGCTACGATCACATCACTTCCGGTTTAGGTGCGGCGATGATTGCCTGGCAAGGTACGGCGATGCTGTGCTATGTGACGCCCAAGGAGCATCTGGGTTTGCCGAACAAGAAGGATGTGAAGGACGGCATCATCACTTACAAGATCGCGGCACATGCAGCGGACTTGGCCAAGGGGCATCCCTCGGCGGCATTCCGGGACAATGCCTTGTCCAAGGCACGCTTTGAATTCCGTTGGGATGATCAATTCAATCTGGGGCTGGACCCGGATACGGCACGTGAATTCCACGACGAGACCCTGCCCAAGGACTCGATGAAAGTGGCGCATTTCTGCTCCATGTGTGGGCCCAAGTTCTGCAGCATGAAGATCTCGCAGGATGTACGGGACTATGCCAAGGCTAATGGTCTGGATGAGCAGTCCGCTGTGGATCAGGGGATGAAGGAGATGTCAGTACAGTTCGTTCAGCAGGGCAGCAAGCTGTATCAGGAGGCTTGATGCTTTGTTGAACACGGGCCTGGGTGTGAACATGATCTTTGTTTGATCGGGCCTTGATGGGTTAAAGCCCTGGGTGGATTTTTTCTGCCTGGGGCTTTTTTTTGTGCGGGGTTCGTTGCTTCATTTGTAGGAACGCGAGGTTTGTCAGGCAGAAGAGATCGTTGCAGGAGACGCCAGTCAAGCCTAGCTTCAGGGTGTCCGGGCTGAGTGTTTGCCGGTGCTGCGCACCGGTGCCCTTGTCAGGAGATAGCTACGGGCGCATCCTGAACTCGCCGGGTACTTGGTCCCCCGGACCAAGTACAAGCGTCCGGCTCAAACAGCAGGATGCTTGCATCCCTACGCTATCTCCCGCCCGCGGCAAACCCTCTGAACCGCCCGGACACCCTGAAGCTAGGCTCAACTGGCTCACAATCGTTTTTTTCTGAACAGTTCAAACTGCATCCTTGAATGGCGTATGGCACTTTCCTAACCTGCGTCGAATCTCTGACCTCCCACCTCAGGCCTCTCACCTGAGACCTTTCACCTCCGACCACTCACCTCAGTCCTTTCACCTCCGACGTCAAACGTCAAACCTCAAGCCCCAAACTTCAGATCCGAGATCCCAAATCTCAGACCCTGAATACATGATTACTTGAATAGCCACGGTATGAGCCCTTGGGGGCGGTGGGGACCCGGAGGGGCGATTCAGAGTACTTGCCGCGGGCGGGGGCATGATCCGGGGTGCAAGCACTCTGCTGTTTGAGCGGAACGCTTGTGGTTCGTCCGGGGGACGAACCACCCCGCGAGGTTCTATGGTTTGGGTCAAGCTGTTTTAGGTGATAGTTTGGACGGGTCAAAGGCTTGTCCACTTTTCCACACGGCATATGCAATGCGCAGCAACTTACGAGCCAGAATCACAATCGATTCTGTGCCCGCCAGGCCTCGGGCACGATACGCTTCATACAACGGTTTACATGCCGCACTGCGGCAGGCCGACATCGCTGCCAAATACAGTTGTCGGCGCAGCAAAGTCGGCCCACGCTTGCTGATACGACGACGGCCTCGCTTGGTCCCTGAGTCGTTGGGTCGGGGATCGAGCCCGCTATACGCGACTAAGGCATCCGCATTGGCAAAGGGAATACGATTGAGCAGTTCGGTCAACAAGGCCGCTGTCTGTTGACCGATGCCACTCACACTACGTAAACGTTGATATCCCTGTTCGAGCTGCGGGTCGTTCGCAATCAAATGCTGTATTTGTTGATCCATTGAGGCCAGCACAACATCAAATCCATGTTGCAACGCTTGGGTATCGACACCTGATAGATCCACGTCGGTAAAGGCCTGGCGTAAAGCGCTCTGGTGAGTGATCACTTGAGCGCGACGAGACAACAGTTGACGCAACTGTTGTTGCTCGGGGGTGAGCGGTTGCCAAGCTTGCAGGCTGGATTGATGCTCTTGCAGGTAGCGGACAATGACCTCTGCATCAATATTATCGGTCTTGGCCCGGCTGCCTAAGGCTCGTGCATAGTAAAAGACATCACGCGCGTTCAAGATATAGACCGTCAAGCCATGCAGATAAGCCAACTGGGCCAGTAAGGTGTGGTAATTGCCCGTTGACTCCATGGCAATTAGCGCGTGTTCTGACACTGTCTTTAACCAACGGGTAATGCCAGTCGCCGTGTTGGCAATGATGCAGGGCCGTTGGCCCGCTACGCTTATGACCAGCTCAGCCTTGGCAACATCAGCACCGATATAAAGCACAGTCGTTTGCATGGGAGCACCTCCAAAGCGCACAATGAGTAACGTCGGGGTGTACGCCATCCGGCTCGTTGACTTGCGTTCAGATCGGCGGTCGCGGTTCGATGAACGGCGCCGCTCAGTTCCTTATCGACGGTGATGGGTGGGGCGGGAGAGTTCTCGCGGTGTCGGTCCGGCATTGGCCGATCGTTCAGGATGTCCCTCCACCCCGACAACTTAACCATACAAGTTCAGAGTGCGCCCGGATGATGACCTCGACAAGGGGACCGGTGCGCAGCACCGGCAAGTGCTCAAGCCCCTCCGGGTCTCCACCGCCCCCAAGGGCGTGCTCATTACTGGGTTCTACTCAATAATCAGTCTTACCCCAAAGCAACGGTGACGTCATCAGCGACAACAGATAAGCACCAATTGGCAGCTCACAGCTAACAACAAGCAACAAGCAACAAGCAACAAGCAACAAGCAACAAGCAGAGGATTCTGCCCTAAAACCCCATTACTCCCCGATCGAGCACAAAAAAAGCCCGGCTAAAAAACCGGGCCTTTTATCAACACGCCCGAAGGCGTACAAGCAGAGACTTACTTCTGCGGAGCGTACAAATACAACTCCACGCGGCGGTTCATGGCGCGGCCTTCTGCCGTCGCATTATCACCAATAGGAGCGTTCGGGCCACGGCCTTCCACCATCAAACGACCTTGCCCCACACCTTGCTGCGTCAGATAATTCGTCACAGCACTTGCGCGGTTAACCGACAAAGTTTGATTGGTCTGTGCCGACCCGGTGCTATCGGTATGGCCGACAGCCTTGGCACGCAACTCTGGGTGCTGATTCATGGCGCGAGCCACACTATCCAGAACAGGCAGCAAAGCAGGTTTCAACTGATAATGGCCGGTATCAAAAGACACGCTGCTAGGAATATTGACCCGCAAGCTGCCGTCCGGCATTTCGGTCACATCCACACCCAGGCCAGTTGCGCCAGACTGCTGAACATCCTTTTTAATGCCAGACCAGTTATAAGCCGCAATACCACCAGCCAGTGCACCGATACCTGCACCGATCATGGCTGCCTTGCTGCTATCGCCAATCAAAGCCCCCAGACCAGCCCCCACAGCAGCGCCACCACCCGCACCCACTGCGGTGCGACCACCAGTGCTCATATTGTCCATCGTGCCGCAAGCGGCCAAGAGGGAAAGAGCACCAGCACATGCTGCTAATTTTGCAGAACGAATGGAAATTGTCATTATTGGCTCCGTAATCTCAAATTAAGTACCAGGACCGCTTGAATGCCTCTAATACTAGCAAGATGAACAGCAAGCAGGTACTTCAAAACAGACTTCACTGCCTTCTTTAACAATTCTTGAGCTTGCCAGCGACCAGACCAACTTAAGTCACTGATTGCCTGGGGGCTAAGTCTTTGAAAGCTTAGAACAACTCGGCGCCCGAGTCGGCAACGACTTCTTTGTACTTCTTCAGATCATTGCTGACAAGCTCGCTGAACTCAGCCATGGTACCAGGCTGCACATCAGAACCCATGGTAGCCAGTGCCTCACGCACGGCCGGGTCCATCAAAGCCTTGGAGTAAGCGGCATACAGCTTGTCCAGAACAGGCTGTGGCGTACCGCCGGTAGCGAACACACCAAACCAGGTACCCAGATCAAAAGGCTTCACACCAGCCTGTTCCATGGTAGGAACGTCGGGCAGGAAACTGGAACGCTCCAGAGTAGTCACCGCCAGTGCCTTGACGGTATCGGCCTTGATCAGCGGCGCTGCAGAAGCCAGGTTGTCAAACATGAAATGCACTTGGCCAGCCAGCAAGGCCGTCTTGGCGGGGTTGGCACCGGCGTAAGGAACGTGCACGGAATTGATCTGAGCACGGGTATTCAGCACTTCACCAGCCAGATGACCTGCACTGCCATTACCGCCCGAAGCAAAGTTCATCTGACCGGGGTGTTCTTTGGCATAGCTGATCAGATCCTGCACGGACGCAATCTTGTTTTCCGCAGCAAATTCCTTGTTCACGATCAGGATGTTAGGCACCGAGGCAACCAGAGCGATAGGCGCAAAGCTCTCGACCGGATCAAAAGGAACCGTCTTGTACAACCAGGGATTGATGGAGTTGATAGCCACGGCGCCCATCATCAGGGTGTAGCCGTCCGGAGCGGCCTTGGCCACGATGCTGGCACCAATGTTGCCACCCGCGCCCGACTTGTTCTCCACCACAACCGTGCCCAGATCGCCTTTGACACGTTCAGCCAGCAAGCGTGCCATGCTATCCAAGGGGCCACCCGGCGGGTAAGGCACCACGAACTGGATAGGTTTGGAAGGATAGGAATCCTCTGCCATTACAGCCGGGGCAGCCATGACAGCCGCAACACCAGAGACAGCCAGCAGCCACTTACAGACACGAAACATCACTTTTTTCCTTGAAATAAAAATGCATATGGGCTGCGCAAGGCAGCCCATTCAGAGCAGCCACCGATCTTAATGAATGATCTGGCTTAAGAACTCGCGTGTTCTTTCACTGCGTGGCGAGTCAAAGAACTCATCAGGGGTATTTTGCTCGATGATTTCGCCCTGATCCATAAAAATGACCCGATCTGCCACTTTACGCGCAAAACCCATCTCGTGGGTCACGCACAGCATGGTCATGCCGGTATGGGCCAGTTCCACCATCACTTCCAGCACTTCCTTGACCATTTCCGGGTCCAAGGCCGAGGTGGGCTCGTCGAACAGCATGATTTTAGGCTCCATGCACAAGGAACGTGCAATAGCCACGCGCTGCTGCTGTCCACCGGAAAGCTGTCCGGGATACTTGTTGGCCTGCTCCGGGATGCGCACACGCTCCAGATACTTCATGGCCAGCTCCTGCGCCTGCGCCTTGGTCTTGCGACGTACCCACATCGGTCCCAAAGTCAGGTTCTCCATTACGGTCAGGTGGGGAAACAGGTTGAAGTGCTGAAATACCATGCCCACATCACGCCGAATGGCCTCGACCTGGCGCACATCGTTGGTAAGCTCCTCACCGGCCACAATAATCTGCCCTTTCTGATGCTCTTCCAGGCGATTGATACACCGGATCAACGTGGACTTGCCCGAACCCGATGGGCCGCAAATAACGATGCGCTCGCCCGAGGCCACGTCCAGATTGATGTCGCGCAGCACATGAAACTGCCCGTACCATTTATTGACGTTCTTTAGCTGAATAATGGCGTCTGCCATGCAAAACTCCTTGTCTGGCCAGCAAGGCTCGAGGTGACACCCAAAGCCTTGCTACCTGTGTCAGCGTTCATAACCCGTTTGCAAACGTCGCTCCAGCGAACGACTGTAGCGAGAGATGGAGTAGCAGAACACAAAATAAATCAGTGCGATGAACAGATAGGCTTCCCGGCTGAAGCCGCGCCAGGCTGCATCGGCCAAGGCCACTTTGGCCGCCTGAGTCAGATCGAAAATACCGATAATCACGACCAGGGAGGTGTCCTTGAACAGGGAAATGAAAATGCCTACCAGTGGTGGGATCACGATCTTGAGAGCCTGCGGCAAAATAATCTGCCGCATGGTGCGCCAGTAGCTCAAGCCCAGCGAAGCCGCCCCTTCGTACTGTCCTTTGGGAATGGCCTGCAAGCCGCCCCGCACGGTTTCCGCGATGTACGCCGCCGCAAACAGAATGATGGCGATCTGAGCGCGCAACAGCTTGTCGATGTTAAAGCCCTCGGGCATGAACAAAGGCAGCATCACCGAGGACATGAACAGCAAGCTGATCAGCGGCACGCCACGAATCAGCTCGATATAGACCACGCAGACCGCCTTGACGGCCGGCAAGCGCGAGGTACGTCCCAAGGCCAGCAACAGGCCCAAAGGAAAGGCAAAAGCGATGCCGAAGGTAGCCAGAATCAAGGTCAACGGCAAGCCGCCCCACAGGCTGTTTTCCACATAGCTCAGACCCAGCACACCGCCCCACATCAAAATACCCACGACGCTCAATCCAACCAGCCAGAGCAAAGGCAGCCACGGCTTCCAGAACCAGCGCACGCAACTGCACACGATCAGCAAAGTCAGCAGGATGGAGGCCAGCAAGGGCCGCCACTGCTCGTCATAGGGATAGATGCCAAACAGGATCAGACGGTGCTTTTCACGAATGAAAGCCCAGCACGCACCCGCACTGGCCCGACAATCCTGCGCGGTTTGCGCATCGAAATTGGCCTTGATGAACAACCAGTCGATCATGGCCGGTACGGTCATCAAGAGCAGCCAGGCCGACAAGGCTGTCAGAATGGCATTCAAGGGAGAAGAAAACAGGTTCTGGCGCAGCCAGCCCAGGGGGCCCCGCTGCAATGGCGGTGGCCCGCTTACGGTGGATGTAGGCGTATGACTCATTTAGCGCTCCACCAAAGCAATGCGATTGTTGTACCAGTTCATGAAGACCGAAATCGACAGACTGACCGTCAAATAAGCCGCCATGATGATCAAGATGCCTTCAATCGCCTGCCCAGTCTGGTTCAAGGTGGTGTTCACCACAGACACAATATCGGGATAACCAATAGCCACCGCCAGGGAACTGTTTTTAGTCAGGTTCAAATACTGGCTGGTCATGGGGGGCACAATCACGCGCAGTGCCTGAGGCAGAACCACCAGACGCATCATGCGACCACGGGACAGACCCAGTGCCTGCGCCGCTTCCCATTGCCCTTTGCCCACAGCCTGAATGCCGGAGCGCACCACTTCCGCCACGAAAGCCGAGGTATAGGTAATCAGGCCGGCCAGCAAAGCGGCAAATTCAGGCGATAAGGTCACGCCCCCGACAAAGTTGAAACCTTGCAGGCGTGGTATATCCAGCGCCAAGGGTTGGGGGCTGATCAGCAAGGCCAGAGCCGGCATCAGAACAAGCAACAAAATGCCAAAACGAATGGTGGGGAAAGGTCGGCCGGTTTTTTCCAGACGACGACGCGCCCAGTGCGCCATCAAGACCCACAGCACCACAGCAAGCCCCAGACCCATGAAGATCCAGTCCATGCCATCGCCCTGCAAGGTGGGTAGCTTCAAACCTCGATTCGATAAAAATACGCCGCCCAAGGGGTTCAAAGCCTGCCTGGGGCCGGGCAAGGTTTCGGTAATCAGGGCGTACCAGAAAAACAGTTGCAGCAGCAATGGCACGTTACGCATCACTTCCACGTACAAGCCCGCCAGCCGGGAAACCAGCCAGTTCTTGGACAAACGTGCAATGCCCAGCAAGGTGCCAAATACGGTGGCGGCAATAATGCCGATCACCGCTACTTTCAACGTATTGACCAGGCCGACCAGAATGGCCCGCCCATAAGTATCCGAGGGCTTATAAGCCAGCGCCGACTCGCCAATGGCAAAGCCAGCCTCTCGATTCAGGAAATCAAAGCCTGTAGAAATATTGCGAACAGCCAGGTTGTGCAAGGTATTGGAGACCAGATACCACACACAAAAGCCAAGCACACCCAAAATCAGCACCTGGTAAATAATGCCGCGAGTGAACGGATCATTCCAGGACAGGCGCCGTTTAGGGGGGGCTGGCGCGGCAGGTGTATTTTGTGCCATAGCGTAAAACCCGTGGATGCAGCACTACGCGTAGCCCTGCGAGGTGGCGCGCGTCTGGCCGAAGCCAGACGCAAGAACAAACAGCGAAGACCGAAATCTTAACGCACTGGCCAGCCGTACATCACGCCACCGTCACGCCATTGCGCATTCAAACCGCGCTCCAGCTTCAAGGCGGTCGATTTACCCAGATTGCGCTCGAAGCTTTCGCCGTAGTTGCCGACCTGTTTAATTATGTTGTAGGCCCACTTGTTATCCAGCTTCAGACCTTTGCCCAGCTCACCGGATACGCCCAGAATACGCTGGACGTTGGGGTTATCGCTCTTGGTCATTTCATCAACGTTCGCGCTGGTAATGCCATATTCCTCAGCTTCCAGCATGGCGTTCAGCGTCCAGCGCACCAGAGTGAACCAGTCCTCGTCGCCCTGACGCACGAAGGGGCCCAGCGGCTCTTTGGAGAAGTCCTCGGGCAGGATATCGAACTCGTCCGGCGTGGCCTGAGCAGCACGCATGGCTGCCAGCTGGGACTTATCACTGGTAAAGCCGTCGCAACGACCGGAGGTAAAGGAGCGCATGGCTTCTTCAGGGTTGTTGATCACCACAGGGTTGAACTTGATACCCTGACCACGGAACCAGTCAGCCAGGTTCAGCTCAGTCGTGGTGCCGGGCTGTACGCACACAGCGGCTCCATCCAGCTCCTTGGCGCTTTTCACGCCCAGGGATTTTTTCACCATCACGCCCTGGCTGTCATAGTAGTTAATGCCAGTGCTGACCAAACCTAGAGTTGTGTCGCGAGAGATCGTCGCGGTGGTATTACGGGTCAGCACATCGACCTCACCCGATTGCAGGGCAGTAAAGCGCTGCTGAGTGGTCAAAGGCGTAACCTTGTATTTTTTGGCATCCCCAAAAACAGCAGCGGCGATCGCACTGCACATGTCCACGTCAATGCCGGACCAGACACCCTTGCTGTCGGCCAGCGAGAATCCTGCAATACCTGTTGAGACACCACACTGAACAAAGCCTTTCTTCTTCACCGAGTCCAGGGTTTCACCTGCTTGTGCATTAGCGGCCAGGGCCATCAACGCAACACTACATGCAATGGTTTTCACTAAGGTCATGGAATATCACCTCCTGTTTACTTTTGGTAAATGGATGCAGATTACAATTGCAGCTAAGCTGTGGTGTCCAATCGTAGAGCCAGACTGTGCAAACACAAATCGGGGGTTTCCCTCTAACAATCTGACTAATACTTTTACCTACGCCGACATTTTCATGCGAGCCCCGTCGGTCATTCCATAGGGGCTTTTCAAGCAGATTCCTCTTTAATTGTGCGTCGCGATGATCGAGTTCCAACACGTTTTTAAATCGTATGGCCGCAGTAAAAATATTCTAGCCGACATTAATTTTCGCATTGATGACGGCGAATTCATTTTTGTGTCCGGCCCCTCTGGAGCAGGTAAATCCACTTTATTGCGTCTGATCGGCGGCCTGGAGCTACCTAGCCGTGGCTCGGTTCAGGTCAATGGGCACAGGCTGGACAAGCTGCCGGCCCG
This genomic window from Alcaligenes faecalis contains:
- a CDS encoding amino acid ABC transporter substrate-binding protein; this translates as MTLVKTIACSVALMALAANAQAGETLDSVKKKGFVQCGVSTGIAGFSLADSKGVWSGIDVDMCSAIAAAVFGDAKKYKVTPLTTQQRFTALQSGEVDVLTRNTTATISRDTTLGLVSTGINYYDSQGVMVKKSLGVKSAKELDGAAVCVQPGTTTELNLADWFRGQGIKFNPVVINNPEEAMRSFTSGRCDGFTSDKSQLAAMRAAQATPDEFDILPEDFSKEPLGPFVRQGDEDWFTLVRWTLNAMLEAEEYGITSANVDEMTKSDNPNVQRILGVSGELGKGLKLDNKWAYNIIKQVGNYGESFERNLGKSTALKLERGLNAQWRDGGVMYGWPVR
- a CDS encoding amino acid ABC transporter permease: MAQNTPAAPAPPKRRLSWNDPFTRGIIYQVLILGVLGFCVWYLVSNTLHNLAVRNISTGFDFLNREAGFAIGESALAYKPSDTYGRAILVGLVNTLKVAVIGIIAATVFGTLLGIARLSKNWLVSRLAGLYVEVMRNVPLLLQLFFWYALITETLPGPRQALNPLGGVFLSNRGLKLPTLQGDGMDWIFMGLGLAVVLWVLMAHWARRRLEKTGRPFPTIRFGILLLVLMPALALLISPQPLALDIPRLQGFNFVGGVTLSPEFAALLAGLITYTSAFVAEVVRSGIQAVGKGQWEAAQALGLSRGRMMRLVVLPQALRVIVPPMTSQYLNLTKNSSLAVAIGYPDIVSVVNTTLNQTGQAIEGILIIMAAYLTVSLSISVFMNWYNNRIALVER